The Rhipicephalus microplus isolate Deutch F79 chromosome 4, USDA_Rmic, whole genome shotgun sequence sequence TGGGCACGAGGCAACTCGCGCAGAAGAAGAAGAGAGCAACCATAAGACAGGCACGTCTCTCGTAGCTCTAGAAATTACCGCTGGACGTGTACCGTCATGGATACGCAGAGCACTACAGGCACCTCGAGGCTGAAGAGGAGCAAAAGCAGTTTCGACGACCTGCCAGTGAGGCGGATTCTACGGGAAGGCCGTCGACGAAAAACGGACGAAGGGACGTACCAGGAGCTGCTTGTCTTCGACAGATCGCACGCGGGTCACTTCGTGCGCTACGCGTCGTTCGTGCTCGGCGTAGGCGTGACCATGTCAGCGGCGCTGATCACCCCTCCTGTCCTGCTCATCGCTCGCTTCAGGGCCTGCGAACACGGCTGCCAGTCGCTCGCCGAGGACCTGGCTCGGTCGGTCAGCCACAAAGTCCACCCTTGCGATGACTTTTACAAGTGAGTCGCCTGTTTCGCTCCATCAAGCGTGGTTTATGGACTTTGCGAGTGCTACGTTAGTCATGGCTACGCACTGAAAGAAGTGTTGCGTAACCATTTTCCTAGCATCGCTGAAGTATGCATGAACAAACTCCAGTTTCGATTGGTCAGCTTAAGTCACCAAACTCACTGGTGAGCCGACTCATTCGGACTCACTCAGACCGTGAGTGAGTCCAcatcaagccgtgagtctgagtccgagttaGACTGGATGAGTAACCTTTTGGTTAGTtaggttttgaaaaaaaattcctgATTGTAAGTTTGAGTGAGTTAGGCTCAGGAAACATTTCGTGAGTCTGAGACCGAGTGAGTCCGAAGCGCTAAATACATTTCattagtgagtctgagtgaggtcCCCAAGTTTTGATGAACGCGTCAGTGTTTATAGTTATACAAATTGGCAAGAAATGACTCAGAAGGAAGAAAGTCAATGGAGCCCCGATAAGGGGCTTGCGTTCAACACGTCCAACGCTGGCCCTGTTTGTTCTTATTTGCCCGAGAGGAAAATTGGGGTCAAATAAAGCGGATTGTTTCCGTCGTTGGATTTTACTGCATCACCACGACTGAACAAAAGTCGGGAATTAGTCTATACGCGACCATGAGTATTGTCTCCTGTCCCATGATGCACTTGAGGAAAAGGTTCCCATGACGCACTTGAGACACTTTCAAAAATTTTTTCTTGTTAAAAGGGTGACATTAAAAATTTTTACTTGTTAAAAGGGTGACATTGAGGGCAGGAGAAGACATTAATACTGACAGGGGACGGGGAACTGCATCGTGTCGAAACAAAAGGATTTAAACGCTAGAGACATTTAGTCATATTCATGAAAGAAACTAGACGTACGATGCGTGGAATCACAACGTATTCGAGTTCCTTCGCTCTATACCACAATGAAATTTTTCTGACAATATTTAACCTTTAAATCATACACAAATTTTGAGCAAACTAAGAGACTAGCTTCTAGTCGAGCTATGACTTTGTGCGCATTCTAAACTCGCTCATATAATCTAAGTATGCCTGAACTTATGCACGAAGCTTTCCACATACATTCAGAAGCAATATCATTGGAACTAAAGATCATAGTCGAAACCTCACAAAATTTCCAAGATCCGCTACTGTTGTAGTAGGAAACCCGGCTAAGCACTCTCAGTCGGGACCCAAAATAAAGTAAAGAAGGATTTAAAATGAGAATTTCGTATATAAACAACAAGTAATGTGCTCATACCTGGAAGGTAGATGTATCtctcgccccaccgtggtggtctagtggctgaagtactcggctgctgacccgcaggtcgcgggatagaatctcgGCTGCatcggctgcattttagatggaggcggaaacgctgtaggcctgttgtgctcacatttgggtgcacgttaatgaacccaggtggtcgaaatttccggagccctccactacggcgtctctaatggtaatatcatggttttgggacgttaaaccccacatataaatcaagcaGATGCTTGTTTAGTTCAACAATAACTGCTACCGAATGATTTATTCAAAAAGGGCAGTTAGAATCGCAGATCTTGATATTATACAAATTATAGAGGGAAATCGGTACTAATGTTCTACGAGGATCCGTGAGCGGTGCTTTAACCATCACAGCTgtgatgggaagtacaggcttgtGATTCTTTTCACATTCAGTCCGTTTTTGAGATCCGCGACGCCAGTTtcccgagttttcaagaaaagtTGCTTTCCGTTAATATTTACGCCGATCTTTACTACGTAGAACTCATTGATTAAAGTTTACGTGGCTGTAAGACTTGAACGAAGCCTGGGCTAATTGAACTATCGAGGTATGAATTGCTCTGAAATTGAGTTCCAGGTTTGGCGTCAGCAAAGAATAAATTATTTTGAATTGTAGAGCGCTCTAAGGTCTTGGGTGGTCATACGCTGTTGGCGCTTGCCGTAACGCAGACAGAACCACCTATAAgcataaaaaaagcaagcaagtgagacatagagagagaaaaacaaacgtaaaTACAGGAAGAAAAATATACagcaaaaaagcaataaaaataaacagagaaaaaattaaataaaaataacgagaggaaaaaaaggaCAGACCGAagacgaagagcagaaaaaaaaagagatcagaaaaaacagaaaaaaaaacaaaaaagatgccCAGATACACACTACGTTTAGGCTTGACACCCCCATAGTGTGAAGCCACCTTAATTTTTTGTGCAACACCTTATGAAAAACACGCTTGTTCTTTCTTCAAAATTAGGTATTTTTAATTATAGAAATACAAATACTGTATTGATAAAAACATACTGAACGTATAATGTGCCGCGACACCAGCTGCACGTGTCCCATGCAGTGGTCTGCTCCCAACGCGATTTTCGCTGTAAATCCAAGTCAGAGAAGCGTAGCGGGGCTTCTACTTCATttccataatcatatgatggttttgggagcttaaacttcacatataaatGGATCATTACTTCACTTCATCGTCGTTCTGCATCCAGTTCGAAGGAGTCATCTCAGGACgcgcttatgaaaaaaaaaaatcaagcagttTCTTGCACTGGCACAGGAGGCTACATGTGCGCGCAGCTCTGAGTGCACGACGCTTTGCTAAAACTGTCAAGTACAACCTGAAAAGCTGCAACAGCGTATCAAACCGAGAGACATAGCATTCTTTAGGCCTCGTTCTACAACAGTCCCCGTTTTATTGCTTTGCATCACACCCCACTTGCGATGCTGCGCGAAGAACGAAATCGGAACTGTAGGAAGAGACCTATAGACAGTTCGCTAACTAATGCAATCCAGTCCGAAGCCTGTACTACCTATAATGCCCTTGGCGGTTCAACAAGCTCAGCGCCAGGTTATTTTGTAGATGATTGTATAAAACTCTGTGCTACCAAGTCACGGCACTAAAAGTaagaaaacatttctgcaaaaagTCAATCTCCATGCTTTACTAAAAAAGTTTCACATGATCACGAGAAGTATAGCAATGCTTCTGTTTAATTTACATTCGCGCTCGGTACACAAAGCTCCATGATATAGAGAGCGTAACTATTCATTTCTTCATTCTCCAGTCCTATATAAAGAGCTAtgctttagtttttattttatttttgttcagaTTGCGCAGAAAATGCGAGAGTAAATATTATAATTTTTCGCTCATAGGCACGTATGCACCGGCTGGGACCGCGCAAAAATACGATCTCCTTTGGATAACTACAGGGCCGCCTTCAGCCGGAGGATCATCAGGAGCATGATGCTCAATAAAGTCCCTACACGTTCCACCAAGGCCCGGGGAAAGGCTGCAGGATTCGTGTACCGGTGCCTGAGCCGGGTGAGCAACTATAAAATACGACCAGATGCGTACATCGAGCTTGGAATACACCTTTGCTTATACTACAAGGATGCTTCATCGTCATTCTCTATAATCGCAAGAACAGTAACATCGACAAAGGTTGCTTACTGAACGGCTTTCTCGTTGCATAAGAAAGACGTACATTGACTGTGAAGCCATGATGTTCTTACGGAGAGAGAGGTGGCTCAATAATTAGAGTAAATTAATTGAAAGCTATGTTGTCATTGTAACTATAATGTTAGTCAATGTTAACCAACATATTTTATTATTCAACCAGTTTAGACAAAGTTGTTCAGCATTATAGCGAGCGCTGGCCGATATTAAACATTACGCTACAACAACCAGCGCCAGGTTGTAAGAGTGGCTGTATTGAAAAAGAACTCAGGTTGGATCACGTGACACTTTCTCTAATAATGTGTATCTATTTTGTTTATCTCCCGGAAGCTTATCGCTTTACAATTAACCAACATCAGCAAACATACAGTCGTATTTAGTCAATATTTAGTCTGCAAAAGTAACCACTTAATTGTTCGCGAAAACTAGTTCACAGTGGAAATCATATGGCCAAAATTAGGGTACATTGGCCTGCAATATTTGGCACCCATAGTGGGACAGTAGATCAGGTTGTTCAATTCGGTCAAAAATTGTCGTATACGTCATGCGCCGTACCGGAATGCAAGTGGAACTAACTGAGAAAGGCACTATCCTTAAGAAGGCTAACTTGATTGACTAGACTGGCGCTACTGCAACCACCAGTTTGGAACGCTGGTAACAGAAAGCTGCCTGATCGCTGCTGCTACGTCACTAGCAGAACTTGTCGAGCAGCTTGTCACCAGCATGGAAGGAATCATGCAAGAGATATTAGAAAAGAATGATGAGGTCGGGTCGCTCACCTTGCTATGAACCCCGTATAGTTGTCAACGCATTTTAGTTGCAGTGACAGTGCCATGTACGCGGCATATAGAGCTGACGAAAAAACCTATTGAGATATACCCGTAAATGATTTCACCCCACGCTTGTCGGCATAATTGTTGATGCAACGAGCATCATAATAACGAGTACTTACCATTGCTTTAGCAATGTGTAGCATGACTTTAAACATTCCTATTTGTCATCGTGTTCAAGAATGAATACAACGGGAGAACACCCGCAGAAATGAACTTATGTGGACAATAGATAAGCATAGAAACATAGTTTTAAATATCCGTGTAGGTGCTGGCCACGCCAGAGAGTGATTGAAAATCCTTTTATTTGTGGCAGAcctaaaaaaacaatgaaacttTCTTGAAAACATTGTCCTAACTTTTCATTTAAGCTTCGTTTTTCAATAGGAAAACAACATTTCATTTCAGTGCAACACAAACGACAGTGTCTAATTTACCTTCATAAATTGTCAGTGTGGTTTATTGGTAAACTTTTCTTTTCATGTTAGTAGGTAAGTCCTTGCGACTTTCTTTGAATACAATTTACTTAAAGTACAACTCGGGCCTTAACACGCGCAGCTGCTACACTTCGCTGCTCAACGTAGTAGTGACATATCAGATGATGTCTTGTACGTTCCAGTATTCAACATCGCCTCCGTAACTGCAGGTGGAATTGAATGACTTCTCAAGAATCAACTCGTTCCTAACCGAACTGGGTCTTCTGTGGCCGGACCGGTCTCCTACAAACCGAAAGCAGCTGCTCAATATTTTTGTGACGGCGTCATTGGAATTCGGTATGCCGATGTTCTTGGCCTTTTACGTGGGCCGTCATCCAACCCGGCCGTCCGTGAACACCATCTACATAACCCTGGAAGCACGCTTCAGCGAATGGATGGCCGACATGGAGGCACTCGCCGAGAACGGCAAAGAGGACGACTACTTGAGGCATTGCGCGGAGAGTATCGGTCGCGAGGGACAGTCCTACTCGAGCATGATCCGGCAAGTGCGGCAGACGCACCTTGAGGTCACGAACCTCGTGCGACTTTTCTGGGAGGATGCCGCCGTGCCACGGCTTTACAACCTCAGCGACCCCGATGTGCGCACGGCAATAAACGGCCACTTGCCCGACGAGTCGCAGCTCTGGCCCGAAGACGAGATTGTGGTGCTCCAACCCGAGTTAATCACCAAGCTGGACGCGGATCACTTCAGCCACAGTTTGAACCAGGAGAGTTTCAACCTGTTCCTTGGCGCGTACGTAGTCTGGGCGTTATCGCCGCTAGTGTCCAGGCGCTTGACTACCCGCATGCTCGTCGATATAGGTGGCTGGAGAAGCGAAGCGTCTCATCGTTTGTCCAAGTGCATGCAAGCTATGGAGGTAATGATGCCGCTCGTAAAGTGGCAGCTGCACCGAGACGCACAGAAAGATCTCTGGCCCACTTGGACCATCACACGCTTGTCGGCGCGCTCAATGGTTTCGTTTTTAGCCATGTACGGCCGCAAGACAGAAACGTTTGGTGATGCAATATTGTCGCGGCTTGGAGCGAACGCTTTCAacatgacgaacacgtgggaagCGCTAGACTACGCAGTGGCCTACCTTCCGAACAAGACGGACACGCCATTCTACGACCTTTATCGAGCGGCTGCAAAGGCGACAGTATCGTTCTTCAAGAAGTCGCTCCGAAGGCCAATACACAACATCCACCACGTGCCAGGAATCGTCAGTGTTCACGTGTACCGATTGCTGGTGACTCGGGAAGTGTCACTCTTCCACTACCTGACGTCGTCTCCCGTATACGAGTCTTGGCACCCAGCCGCCGTTATTGCAGCGCTAGCGGGAACCATTGTCTCTGCCCAAATGGCCACTTTGATTCTACTCGTAATGTTGTACGACAGTAATTTTCAGGTGAGGCATCTTTATCTTTTGAAAGTATGATGTAACAATCGATCTTCTTTACGGTGCACTTATCTATGGTGCCGAGCTGCACGCAGGGCTGTAATACAAATGGGAGATTGAGTGAGTGATTTTGATGGTCAATGACGTGAGCAGCCATTATGTGATAAAGCTAACAACAAATTTATGCCTTCGAAAAGCTATTCTTGGGTACTACATTCATGTTCACTTAGAAAGACCTCAGTGACAGCGACAAAATATCACTACTTTGATTTTAGCACCACGTATTATTTCAAACGTAACTCGCACTGCATTCGTAGCATCTGCCGCTGAATAAAATTATTGAATTTTAATCAGCACCTGAAGAGCTTTCATGAATAACCTCCCAACATCTTTCGCCAACACACGCGCCTACCCACAAATTTCTGAAATTATTCCATGGATAGAACTTGCTATCTTCTCTATATCAGTGTGGGGAATTGTCGATTTACCCATCTTCCTTCTGCAGTAAGCCTGAATCACGTTCAGCTTAATTGGTTGTGTGACATCGccatgagatcacaactcgggtctcgcgcagagccggagttgtccgctgccgccgtcGTCGCCGGTGTGCGTTACCACATCTCgcgaaatgagaaaaaacaacctagtaccaatgacacagtggagctcgaacccaGATCTGAAGGTGCCAGCAGAGTATTTTAGCTTTGAGCcccaccggtgcttgggacttgctgtcaaacttgctttaggcaggcttgatgtcaggaaagcaatcgcgttagtacgacttataaagcgttttaaaacaacaaaagaacacgcagtcgtcgcacaatgcgaatagcgtaacgagtgggtcgtgcaatgcttcaactcattacaaaagcttgtttttgttcggctatttaaaaaaaaagcttgcttttGTTCAGCTAatggtggcgcatacccacttcaggcataatcgCTCACCGTCtacagccactgcatgaacaattggaacaaaatttctcgcaatactttagcggacaccacgcttctcagaagaatgacgaaaaatagcatagcgaatgtcagCCCACTACACAAAAATAATTGTTAAGGCCGTGGTGggaatcaagcaagtgtgctttcagcagttacccaatgaatgtttACAAAATgttctgaaaggccgctattcTAGTTTTCGCCATGACTGTggtgcgccttccgtgcaggcctggcatttttttttcagaaagccgCATGGATCGCTTCCATAGCTTCACTGAAATTGTTCGAATTACAATCCTTATTTTGTCCCACTTGCTCATTACTTCATTGCAAGAGCGTAATGGGTGAAAAACTTTAGCTATTAACTATGGCATTTATCATAATCTTGGCGAACCTTGCTCGTGAGCTAGTTAGCACATGCTTACTGAAATGGAGAGAATGCATTTACGATGAAGGACGGGATAATGACTGAACAGAAAAGGAAGTCACTCCCAGCTGACTTAATCATCAGGAACGCTGTCTTCTGAAAAGTTTTAACTGCTTCCTTGATGACACTCGTCTTCTCTGTGTTTCAGTTTCATATTTTAAGCGCCTAagtcattcactcactcactctttcCATCATAGGTCGGCGAaatttgtggagctcactcatacTCACCAATGAGATAAATTTTGAGCTTtgtactcactcggactcagactcgggaaaattttcctgagcccaACTCACTCGGACAAAAAACTCACCACGAAATCACCAACCCGGACTCACTCAGTTTTACGGCTCgatctgagtttgagtgagtcaaCTCGAGAGTTCATCAGCGtagacttgtggggtttaacgtcccaaaaccaccataattcGTCAGCTCAGAATCAGCTTCAACAGTAGTGTCAATGCTCTTCAACTCCTACATCTCATATATTCGGTGTCTTCTTGGCACAGTAGCTTTGAAAACCAGTTATGAGTGCTTCCAAACCTGCAGCGTCACATTTCTTTGAAGAGATGACAGCATACGTTGTAATAATCAAGAAATTCTCCGGAACAGTTCGTGAGGGGAGGTCAAGGCACCCGCCCCCCTCCCTACATAATTCACACCtctaaataataaatattgaaacaGCGTATGAACGACACCGCTTTAGAACACATGTGAGTAGAGGCAAGTGTAAACGTGAATGCAGGTAAGGCTGATAataatgctgaagatgactagATAGGATCTTAGGTCAGCAAAAGAACT is a genomic window containing:
- the LOC142814367 gene encoding uncharacterized protein LOC142814367; the protein is MDTQSTTGTSRLKRSKSSFDDLPVRRILREGRRRKTDEGTYQELLVFDRSHAGHFVRYASFVLGVGVTMSAALITPPVLLIARFRACEHGCQSLAEDLARSVSHKVHPCDDFYKAAFSRRIIRSMMLNKVPTRSTKARGKAAGFVYRCLSRVELNDFSRINSFLTELGLLWPDRSPTNRKQLLNIFVTASLEFGMPMFLAFYVGRHPTRPSVNTIYITLEARFSEWMADMEALAENGKEDDYLRHCAESIGREGQSYSSMIRQVRQTHLEVTNLVRLFWEDAAVPRLYNLSDPDVRTAINGHLPDESQLWPEDEIVVLQPELITKLDADHFSHSLNQESFNLFLGAYVVWALSPLVSRRLTTRMLVDIGGWRSEASHRLSKCMQAMEVMMPLVKWQLHRDAQKDLWPTWTITRLSARSMVSFLAMYGRKTETFGDAILSRLGANAFNMTNTWEALDYAVAYLPNKTDTPFYDLYRAAAKATVSFFKKSLRRPIHNIHHVPGIVSVHVYRLLVTREVSLFHYLTSSPVYESWHPAAVIAALAGTIVSAQMATLILLVMLYDSNFQRIRLSDVKTQNDQLVHDVYKFSLVLEASGIFHGENEQERSDLYIASIAAHVASRVPEMPEWSRIAVDGGQDSSLNGGDRLKPFRRFRPEQLFFYLACFAHCGQPTHQRQKSAKDMTICTKRQKNLESERARQAAVKRQKWSLPEFDGADERFKRDFLGHSLGHGCEVCHHLWFDDNITVNVSVRNNHSRTNVTSVLQR